In Parabacteroides timonensis, the following proteins share a genomic window:
- a CDS encoding potassium-transporting ATPase subunit F codes for MFLALFILCIVIFGYLMYVLIKPEKF; via the coding sequence ATGTTTTTAGCATTGTTTATACTTTGCATAGTGATCTTCGGGTATTTGATGTATGTCCTGATTAAGCCCGAAAAGTTTTAA
- the kdpB gene encoding potassium-transporting ATPase subunit KdpB, with translation MKNNKAASLFPRELVIESLKQSFVKLNPRVMFRNPIMFIVEVVTFVMLFVTIWAAATGDTTQGSFGYNILVFIVLFVTLLFANFAEAIAEARGKAQADSLRKTREETPARLCVGNKIETVSSSQLKKGDIFICEAGDTIPSDGEIIEGLASIDESAITGESAPVIREAGGDKSSVTGGTKVLSDQIKVKVTTEPGESFLDKMIALVEGASRQKTPNEIALTILLAGFTLVFVVVCGTLKPYADYANTTITIAAFISLFVCLIPTTIGGLLSAIGIAGMDRALCANVITKSGKAVETAGDIDTLLLDKTGTITIGNRKATQFYPVSGIDEHSFVQACLLSSLSDDTPEGKSIVELGRERGIRVHDLNTSGSKMIKFTAETKCSGVDLANGTRIRKGAFEAIRKMSEAAGNKYPEEVADLVQKITSNGGTPLVVSQDDFIIGVIELQDIIKPGIQERFERLRKMGVKTVMVTGDNPLTAKYIAEKAGVDDYIAEAKPEDKMNYIRKEQENGKLVAMMGDGTNDAPALAQANVGVAMNSGTQAAKEAGNMVDLDNDPTKLIEIVEIGKQLLMTRGTLTTFSIANDVAKYFAIVPALFMVTIPALAPMNIMNLHSPESAILSAIIFNAIIIPILIPLALRGVAYKPIGASALLRRNLLIYGLGGVIAPFIGIKLIDMIVSLFM, from the coding sequence ATGAAAAATAACAAAGCCGCTTCTTTATTTCCAAGGGAGCTCGTTATAGAAAGTTTAAAGCAATCATTCGTTAAGTTGAATCCGCGGGTGATGTTCCGTAACCCGATCATGTTCATCGTAGAAGTGGTGACATTCGTCATGTTGTTCGTTACTATCTGGGCAGCAGCCACAGGCGACACGACACAGGGATCTTTCGGTTACAATATTTTAGTATTTATTGTATTGTTCGTTACACTGCTTTTCGCCAACTTCGCTGAAGCCATTGCCGAAGCACGTGGTAAGGCACAGGCCGACAGTTTGCGTAAGACTCGTGAAGAAACTCCGGCTCGTTTGTGTGTTGGCAATAAGATCGAAACGGTCAGCTCTTCTCAATTGAAGAAAGGTGACATCTTCATTTGCGAAGCCGGTGATACAATCCCTTCCGATGGAGAGATCATCGAAGGTCTGGCTTCCATCGATGAAAGTGCCATTACCGGTGAATCTGCTCCGGTGATCCGCGAAGCCGGTGGTGACAAGAGTTCTGTAACGGGTGGTACGAAAGTTTTGTCTGATCAGATCAAGGTAAAGGTGACAACAGAACCGGGCGAAAGCTTCTTGGATAAAATGATCGCTTTGGTAGAAGGTGCTTCTCGTCAGAAGACTCCGAACGAAATAGCCTTGACCATCCTGTTGGCAGGTTTCACATTGGTATTCGTGGTTGTTTGCGGAACATTGAAACCGTATGCCGACTATGCTAATACAACGATTACGATTGCAGCCTTTATCTCTTTGTTTGTCTGCTTGATCCCGACTACGATCGGTGGTCTGTTGTCAGCTATCGGTATCGCAGGTATGGACCGTGCGTTGTGCGCCAATGTAATCACCAAATCCGGTAAAGCAGTAGAAACAGCCGGTGACATCGACACCCTGTTGCTGGACAAGACCGGTACAATCACGATCGGTAACCGTAAAGCTACTCAGTTCTATCCGGTATCCGGAATCGACGAGCATTCTTTCGTACAGGCTTGTTTGTTGTCTTCTCTTTCCGATGACACCCCCGAAGGTAAGTCTATTGTAGAGTTGGGACGTGAAAGAGGCATACGTGTACATGACTTGAACACATCCGGTTCTAAGATGATCAAATTTACGGCTGAGACAAAATGTTCAGGTGTGGATTTGGCTAACGGTACTCGTATCCGTAAAGGTGCTTTCGAAGCCATCCGTAAAATGAGTGAGGCAGCCGGAAACAAATATCCGGAAGAAGTTGCCGACTTGGTTCAGAAGATCACAAGCAATGGTGGTACTCCGCTGGTTGTGTCACAGGATGATTTCATTATCGGTGTGATCGAATTGCAGGATATCATCAAACCGGGTATCCAGGAACGTTTCGAACGTTTGCGTAAGATGGGTGTGAAGACGGTAATGGTAACCGGTGATAACCCGTTGACCGCAAAATATATTGCAGAAAAAGCCGGTGTAGACGATTATATCGCAGAAGCTAAACCGGAAGACAAGATGAACTATATCCGCAAGGAACAGGAAAACGGTAAATTAGTTGCCATGATGGGTGACGGGACAAACGACGCTCCGGCTTTGGCGCAGGCCAATGTGGGTGTAGCTATGAATAGCGGTACACAGGCAGCCAAGGAAGCCGGTAACATGGTCGATTTGGATAATGACCCGACCAAGTTGATCGAAATCGTTGAGATCGGTAAACAGTTGTTGATGACTCGTGGTACATTGACGACTTTCAGTATCGCTAACGACGTAGCCAAGTATTTTGCTATCGTACCGGCATTGTTCATGGTAACGATCCCGGCATTGGCTCCGATGAATATCATGAACTTGCATAGTCCGGAATCGGCTATCCTGAGTGCGATCATCTTTAATGCGATTATCATCCCGATCCTGATTCCGTTGGCATTACGTGGTGTCGCTTATAAACCGATCGGTGCTTCTGCGTTGCTTCGTCGCAACTTGTTGATTTATGGTTTGGGCGGTGTGATCGCTCCTTTCATTGGTATCAAGTTGATAGATATGATCGTAAGTTTATTCATGTAA
- the kdpA gene encoding potassium-transporting ATPase subunit KdpA, producing the protein MNTEILGVTLQILLLIVISYPLGKHIAKVYKEGNDCMRFMAPIERFIYKLAGINPNEEMDWKVFLKSLLIINVFWFFWGMILLVSQGYLPLNPDGNGGQSPDLAFNTCISFMVNCNLQHYSGESGLTYFTQLFVIMLFQFITAATGMAAMAGIMKSMAAKTTKTIGNFWHYLVISCTRILFPMSLIVGFILILQGTPMGFDSKMTIPTLEGAEQTVSQGPTAAIVPIKQLGTNGGGYFGVNSSHPLENPTYLTNIAECWSILIIPMALVFALGFYLKRKKLGYVIYGVMLFAYLLGVCCNVHYEMAGNPNIDKMGIDQSCGAMEGKETRLGPGATALWSVTTTVTSNGSVNGMHDSTMPLSGMVEMLNMQINTWFGGVGVGFMNYYAFLIIAVFISGLMVGRTPEFLGKKVEAREMKIATIVSLAHPFVILIFTAISSYLWVYAPGFVESEGGWLNNPGFHGFSEMLYEYTSSSANNGSGFEGLGDNTYFWNYTCGLALIISRYLPIVGQVAIAGLLANKKYTPESAGTLKTDTVTFGVMTFCVIVIVAALSFFPAQTLGPIAEYFSIY; encoded by the coding sequence ATGAACACAGAAATTTTAGGTGTAACATTGCAGATATTGCTGCTGATAGTTATCAGCTATCCATTAGGAAAGCATATCGCCAAAGTGTATAAGGAGGGAAACGACTGCATGCGTTTCATGGCTCCGATTGAAAGATTTATTTACAAACTGGCGGGTATCAACCCCAACGAAGAGATGGATTGGAAGGTATTCCTGAAATCTCTGCTTATTATAAATGTATTTTGGTTCTTTTGGGGGATGATCCTGTTGGTATCGCAAGGATACCTTCCTTTGAACCCCGATGGTAACGGCGGACAAAGCCCGGACTTGGCGTTCAACACATGTATCAGCTTCATGGTAAACTGCAACTTACAGCACTATAGCGGTGAAAGCGGTTTGACTTACTTTACACAGTTGTTTGTCATCATGTTGTTCCAGTTCATCACTGCCGCAACAGGTATGGCTGCCATGGCGGGAATCATGAAATCTATGGCTGCCAAAACAACCAAAACAATCGGTAACTTCTGGCATTACTTAGTGATCAGCTGTACACGTATCCTTTTCCCGATGTCTTTAATCGTCGGTTTTATCTTGATCCTTCAAGGAACTCCGATGGGCTTCGACTCCAAAATGACTATCCCTACATTGGAAGGTGCTGAACAAACTGTATCACAAGGTCCTACGGCTGCAATCGTTCCTATTAAGCAGTTAGGTACGAACGGTGGTGGTTACTTCGGTGTGAACTCTTCTCACCCGTTGGAAAACCCGACTTACCTGACTAATATCGCAGAATGTTGGTCTATCCTGATCATTCCGATGGCATTGGTATTCGCATTGGGATTCTATCTGAAACGTAAGAAATTAGGTTATGTGATCTACGGTGTGATGTTGTTCGCTTATCTCTTAGGGGTATGCTGTAACGTCCATTATGAAATGGCAGGTAACCCGAATATCGACAAGATGGGTATCGATCAGTCTTGTGGTGCTATGGAAGGTAAGGAAACACGTCTTGGCCCGGGTGCAACAGCTTTGTGGTCTGTCACTACAACAGTTACTTCCAACGGTTCTGTAAACGGTATGCACGACAGTACGATGCCTCTTTCCGGTATGGTTGAAATGTTGAACATGCAGATCAATACTTGGTTCGGTGGTGTCGGCGTAGGTTTCATGAACTACTATGCATTTCTGATTATTGCCGTATTCATCAGTGGTTTGATGGTCGGACGTACTCCGGAATTCTTAGGTAAAAAGGTTGAAGCCCGCGAAATGAAAATTGCGACAATCGTTTCTTTGGCTCACCCGTTCGTGATTTTGATCTTTACGGCTATCTCTTCTTATTTGTGGGTTTACGCTCCGGGATTCGTAGAGAGTGAGGGAGGTTGGTTGAATAACCCCGGTTTCCACGGTTTCAGTGAAATGTTGTATGAATACACTTCTTCTTCCGCCAACAACGGTTCCGGTTTCGAAGGTTTGGGTGACAATACCTACTTCTGGAACTACACTTGCGGTTTGGCACTGATTATTTCACGTTATTTGCCGATCGTCGGACAGGTTGCTATCGCTGGTTTGTTAGCAAACAAGAAGTATACTCCGGAAAGTGCGGGTACATTAAAGACTGATACGGTAACATTCGGTGTGATGACATTCTGCGTGATCGTAATCGTAGCTGCACTATCATTCTTCCCGGCACAAACATTAGGCCCGATCGCCGAATATTTTAGCATTTACTAA
- a CDS encoding sigma-54-dependent transcriptional regulator: MGKILIIDDEKQTLALLSRILELEGYEICQATSCKTGLKQLCTYAPQVVLCDVCLPDGNGIELIVQMKNISPLTEIIFLTAHGKIEDGVSAMKRGAFDYLVKGDDNNRIIPLVAKAMEKASKAFLANSVVGRRSLSKRIIGKSPAILKAVSLAQKVAETDASVLLTGETGTGKEVFANLIHDNSRRNGQAFVAINCSSFSKDLLESEMFGHTAGAFTGAIAETKGLFEEANGGTLFLDEIGEMDISLQVRLLRVLETGQFMKIGSTVPIHVDVRVIAATNRDLEQEIVAGNFREDLFYRLSVFQIYLPPLRKRQEDISLFVKEFVSSFSKKIGKKTPQISERYMAVVKRCPWKGNVRELKNTVERSLVVAEGDILDCQSLPLQILELSENAGNNIGLDLATVEKSHIQKVLQYTNGYKPEAARLLGIGLTTLYRKMEIYGL; encoded by the coding sequence ATGGGAAAAATATTAATTATTGACGATGAAAAGCAAACATTGGCATTATTGTCACGTATTCTTGAACTGGAAGGGTATGAGATTTGTCAGGCAACCTCATGCAAGACAGGTTTAAAACAATTATGTACTTATGCACCGCAAGTGGTTCTTTGCGATGTCTGTCTGCCGGACGGCAATGGTATCGAGCTTATAGTTCAAATGAAAAATATATCTCCTTTGACGGAGATTATCTTTCTGACAGCCCACGGAAAGATTGAAGATGGCGTTTCGGCAATGAAAAGAGGTGCTTTTGATTATTTAGTGAAGGGAGATGACAATAACAGGATCATTCCTCTTGTTGCAAAAGCGATGGAAAAAGCCTCCAAAGCATTTTTGGCCAATTCGGTTGTCGGAAGACGGTCTCTGTCCAAAAGAATAATCGGTAAGTCTCCGGCAATATTAAAGGCTGTTTCATTAGCTCAAAAAGTGGCGGAAACAGATGCTTCCGTGTTGTTGACCGGTGAAACAGGAACCGGGAAAGAGGTTTTTGCAAATTTGATCCATGATAATAGTCGTCGAAACGGACAGGCTTTTGTTGCCATAAATTGTTCTTCTTTTAGTAAAGATTTACTCGAAAGCGAAATGTTTGGACATACGGCAGGTGCTTTTACTGGAGCGATTGCAGAAACAAAGGGACTTTTTGAGGAGGCGAATGGCGGTACCCTATTTTTGGATGAGATAGGAGAGATGGATATTTCTTTACAAGTGAGGTTGCTGCGTGTTCTTGAAACCGGGCAGTTCATGAAAATCGGTAGTACAGTCCCAATACATGTCGATGTTCGGGTGATAGCCGCGACAAATCGTGATCTGGAGCAAGAAATAGTTGCCGGAAATTTTAGAGAAGATCTATTTTATCGTTTATCTGTATTCCAGATCTATCTTCCACCATTACGTAAACGGCAAGAGGATATTTCTCTATTCGTAAAAGAATTTGTATCTTCTTTTTCAAAAAAGATAGGGAAAAAAACTCCTCAGATATCAGAAAGGTATATGGCTGTCGTAAAACGATGCCCGTGGAAAGGGAATGTCAGAGAACTGAAAAATACAGTGGAAAGAAGTTTGGTTGTCGCAGAAGGAGATATATTGGATTGTCAATCCCTGCCGTTACAAATATTGGAATTATCTGAAAATGCAGGTAATAACATCGGGCTGGATTTGGCCACCGTTGAAAAAAGTCATATTCAGAAAGTTCTTCAATATACCAATGGGTACAAACCCGAAGCTGCCCGGCTTTTGGGGATAGGGTTAACCACTCTTTATAGGAAAATGGAAATTTACGGATTATAA
- a CDS encoding K(+)-transporting ATPase subunit C — MISNLLKSLRLTIAFCLFFSVFYIFVLWLFAQVAGPNKGNAELVTLNGKVVGAANVGQNFTQDIYFWGRPSHAGDGYDASSSGGSNKGPSNEEHLALLEERIDTFLAHHSYLERKDVPAEIITASSSGLDPHISPKAAYVQAKRVAEARGWSEDKVMAIVNSHVEKPLLGMFGTEKVNVLKLNVALDEAAQNK, encoded by the coding sequence ATGATATCAAATCTTTTAAAATCATTAAGACTGACAATCGCCTTTTGTTTGTTCTTCAGTGTATTCTACATTTTCGTTTTGTGGTTGTTCGCCCAGGTGGCTGGACCGAATAAAGGAAATGCCGAATTGGTTACATTAAACGGAAAAGTAGTAGGTGCTGCCAATGTAGGGCAGAACTTTACTCAAGATATTTATTTCTGGGGTCGTCCTTCTCATGCCGGTGATGGTTATGATGCTTCCAGTTCGGGCGGTAGCAACAAAGGACCTTCGAATGAAGAACATTTGGCTTTGTTGGAAGAACGCATCGACACATTCCTGGCTCATCATTCGTATTTGGAACGTAAAGATGTTCCTGCCGAAATCATTACAGCCAGTTCTTCCGGTCTGGACCCGCATATTTCTCCGAAAGCTGCTTATGTACAGGCTAAACGTGTAGCAGAAGCACGCGGTTGGTCGGAAGACAAAGTGATGGCAATCGTCAACTCGCATGTTGAGAAACCGTTACTGGGTATGTTCGGTACAGAAAAAGTAAATGTATTAAAATTAAATGTAGCGCTCGATGAAGCCGCTCAAAACAAATAA